A window of Ananas comosus cultivar F153 linkage group 4, ASM154086v1, whole genome shotgun sequence contains these coding sequences:
- the LOC109708927 gene encoding uncharacterized protein LOC109708927 isoform X1 produces MHRSGKWRSREKSQHPNGEGFIQFMKQTSDSEVQLDSSCRSGSSMEGNSFTPEFRRQTTRKDKEMPMKTPGDEPASKEAEITPPPPSLIARLMGLDSLPPTRKVRNQQSNTGNYSQSVTPVGFERKNVFHEDHSHQRSSDEHTEFKDVFEVNETPKFKKHKNHKVKKVALSSEKANKVDINFVKQKFLDAKRLSTDEVLQNSKEFNDALEILETNKDLFLEFLQEPNSLFSKSLQDLNYSPHSDASHITILKPSKGRNAEMSSILRRDYERCAHMSSEVSDPSRKHTNIPISHSLKEHSGYLRVGKAESCINPTRIVVLKPSIEKAKNVGDVSSGHEGFPFGYKRPMEFSVSQNERLSAEENTRSKLSGTMDVWGPETKASRNTPKEITAQMQETVTVRTRRIIESECNSYVGSERSRSSSLHDDRNKRFSSSSTHSTESSVSREARKRLSERWKITNRFHKGGSLPSGSSTLGEILALSDGEAQNPALRQMVNQNISDDKLLRDEVPGTLDYPLGISSKDGWKVGRSGIARSKSLPASSTLHESSKPRNRKRAGQNGDFYILKDVLNMGADDSAVGQTSRRGRSRTSIGKYNGDKIPSICSGGEESMLPEREIHVNSEELRKSIPASNLAEEIPLNPALSDDATNVGNDLIDSCIATDSQDVRHACPTQEENIQQQSTSAVLMKDENILMLNQDDMVIQAAQIDHPQVDVISSPCHIVESASLLGSKEGEQPSPISVLEPPLEEETSCSSCFDKISADLKELRMQLQLLKMESENSDAEESELLTVNDEDNIGDIHTSPSTGELPEALDDQERDFSYLVDMLVDFNIHHANRDELLGSCFSSDSPLSLDVFEKLEKKYNKMIQWARSERKLLFDLANSILADVISSSRCRPKRARGHFVEEVWQMVVRQRRQPHCTQEIDLETKWLGLGGGVDTVGEEIEKIIFDHLMKELVVEFIKVD; encoded by the exons ATGCATCGGAGTGGTAAATGGCGAAGCAGGGAGAAATCTCAACACCCGAACGGCGAAG GGTTCATTCAGTTTATGAAACAAACGAGTGATTCAGAGGTGCAGTTGGACTCGTCCTGTCGCAGCGGATCTTCGATGGAAGGAAATTCT TTTACTCCTGAGTTTAGGCGACAAACAACTAGAAAAGATAAAGAGATGCCAATGAAAACTCCAGGAGATGAACCAGCCTCGAAAGAGGCAGAGATTACCCCTCCGCCACCGAGTCTTATTGCAAGATTGATGGGCCTTGATAGCTTGCCTCCTACTCGGAAAGTCCGTAATCAACAGAGTAATACAGGAAATTATTCGCAATCGGTAACACCAGTTGGTTTTGAAAGAAAGAATGTGTTTCATGAAGATCATTCACATCAGAGAAGCAGTGATGAGCATACGGAATTCAAAGATGTTTTTGAAGTCAATGAAACTCCAAAATTTAAGAAGCACAAGAATCATAAAGTTAAGAAAGTGGCACTTAGCTCTGAAAAAGCTAACAAAGTTGACATCAACTTTGTCAAGCAGAAATTCCTGGATGCAAAGCGTCTCTCTACTGATGAAGTGCTTCAAAACTCTAAAGAATTCAATGATGCGCTTGAAATACTTGAAACGAATAAGGACCTATTTTTGGAATTTCTCCAGGAACCCAATTCTCTTTTCTCAAAGAGCCTCCAGGATCTGAATTATTCTCCACACTCTGATGCAAGCCACATCACAATTTTAAAACCCTCTAAAGGTAGAAATGCAGAGATGAGCTCCATATTGAGGAGAGATTATGAAAGGTGTGCTCATATGTCAAGTGAAGTTAGTGACCCCTCTCGAAAACACACAAATATTCCTATCAGCCACTCTCTGAAGGAACACAGTGGCTATCTTCGTGTGGGCAAGGCTGAGTCTTGCATTAATCCTACTAGGATTGTTGTGCTAAAACCAAGCATTGAGAAAGCTAAAAATGTGGGAGATGTTTCATCAGGCCATGAAGGATTTCCATTTGGTTACAAAAGACCCATGGAATTTTCAGTGTCTCAAAACGAGAGATTATCTGCAGAAGAAAATACACGATCAAAGTTGTCCGGAACTATGGATGTTTGGGGGCCTGAGACAAAGGCTTCAAGAAATACTCCCAAAGAGATCACAGCACAAATGCAGGAAACTGTGACTGTTAGAACTAGAAGGATAATTGAATCAGAGTGCAATTCATACGTTGGGAGTGAAAGGTCAAGATCTTCCAGCCTACACGATGATCGGAACAAAAGATTCAGCTCGTCATCAACTCATTCAACTGAATCATCAGTGAGCAGAGAAGCTAGGAAGCGCCTATCTGAAAGATGGAAGATCACCAACCGATTTCACAAAGGGGGTTCTCTTCCTAGTGGCTCGAGCACGCTAGGTGAAATTCTCGCTCTATCAGATGGAGAAGCACAAAATCCTGCTTTGCGTCAAATGGTTAATCAGAATATTTCAGATGACAAATTACTTAGAGATGAGGTGCCAGGTACATTGGATTACCCTCTAGGTATTAGTAGTAAGGATGGGTGGAAGGTTGGGAGATCCGGAATAGCAAGGTCGAAATCTCTCCCAGCTTCATCTACCCTACATGAAAGCTCAAAACCCAGAAATAGAAAGAGAGCTGGTCAAAATGGTGACTTTTACATTCTTAAAGATGTGCTCAATATGGGAGCTGATGATTCTGCAGTTGGACAGACTAGCAGGCGAGGAAGGTCACGTACCAGTATCGGAAAGTATAACGGTGACAAAATTCCATCAATTTGTTCTGGTGGAGAGGAAAGTATGCTACCAGAAAGAGAGATTCATGTGAACTCAGAggagttgagaaaaagtatCCCTGCAAGCAATCTTGCAGAAGAGATACCACTAAATCCTGCACTTTCTGATGATGCTACTAATGTAGGGAATGACCTCATTGACAGTTGCATAGCGACCGATAGCCAAGATGTGAGACATGCTTGCCCAACTCAAGAGGAAAACATACAACAACAGTCGACATCAGCAGTACTAATGAAGGATGAAAATATCTTAATGCTTAATCAGGATGATATGGTGATACAG GCGGCCCAAATCGACCATCCTCAAGTTGATGTCATTTCATCCCCCTGCCATATAGTAGAATCTGCTTCTCTCCTTGGCTCCAAGGAGGGTGAACAGCCAAGTCCTATTTCTGTTCTAGAGCCTCCACTGGAAGAAGAGACTTCTTGTTCATCATGCTTTGACAAAATTAGTGCGGATCTCAAAG AGCTCCGAATGCAACTTCAACTTCTGAAGATGGAGTCAGAAAATAGCGATGCAGAAGAATCAGAACTTCTCACAGTAAATGATGAGGACAACATAGGCGATATTCACACTAGTCCATCAACAGGAGAGTTACCTGAGGCTTTAGACGATCAGGAAAGGGACTTTTCTTACTTAGTGGACATGCTCGTTGATTTCAATATCCATCATGCCAACCGAGATGAGCTATTGGGTTCCTGCTTCTCGAGCGATTCACCATTGAGCCTGGATGTGTTTGAAAAGCTTGAAAAGAAGTACAACAAGATGATTCAGTGGGCAAGATCGGAGAGGAAGCTTTTATTTGATCTTGCAAATTCTATTTTGGCAGATGTGATTTCCTCGAGCCGGTGTCGACCCAAGCGGGCCAGAGGCCATTTTGTTGAAGAGGTTTGGCAAATGGTGGTCAGGCAAAGAAGACAGCCGCATTGCACTCAGGAGATAGACCTTGAAACAAAGTGGTTAGGTTTGGGAGGCGGCGTCGACACTGTGGGTGAGGAGATagagaaaattatatttgatcacCTTATGAAGGAGCTTGTTGTGGAGTTCATAAAAGTCGACTAG
- the LOC109708927 gene encoding uncharacterized protein LOC109708927 isoform X2 → MKQTSDSEVQLDSSCRSGSSMEGNSFTPEFRRQTTRKDKEMPMKTPGDEPASKEAEITPPPPSLIARLMGLDSLPPTRKVRNQQSNTGNYSQSVTPVGFERKNVFHEDHSHQRSSDEHTEFKDVFEVNETPKFKKHKNHKVKKVALSSEKANKVDINFVKQKFLDAKRLSTDEVLQNSKEFNDALEILETNKDLFLEFLQEPNSLFSKSLQDLNYSPHSDASHITILKPSKGRNAEMSSILRRDYERCAHMSSEVSDPSRKHTNIPISHSLKEHSGYLRVGKAESCINPTRIVVLKPSIEKAKNVGDVSSGHEGFPFGYKRPMEFSVSQNERLSAEENTRSKLSGTMDVWGPETKASRNTPKEITAQMQETVTVRTRRIIESECNSYVGSERSRSSSLHDDRNKRFSSSSTHSTESSVSREARKRLSERWKITNRFHKGGSLPSGSSTLGEILALSDGEAQNPALRQMVNQNISDDKLLRDEVPGTLDYPLGISSKDGWKVGRSGIARSKSLPASSTLHESSKPRNRKRAGQNGDFYILKDVLNMGADDSAVGQTSRRGRSRTSIGKYNGDKIPSICSGGEESMLPEREIHVNSEELRKSIPASNLAEEIPLNPALSDDATNVGNDLIDSCIATDSQDVRHACPTQEENIQQQSTSAVLMKDENILMLNQDDMVIQAAQIDHPQVDVISSPCHIVESASLLGSKEGEQPSPISVLEPPLEEETSCSSCFDKISADLKELRMQLQLLKMESENSDAEESELLTVNDEDNIGDIHTSPSTGELPEALDDQERDFSYLVDMLVDFNIHHANRDELLGSCFSSDSPLSLDVFEKLEKKYNKMIQWARSERKLLFDLANSILADVISSSRCRPKRARGHFVEEVWQMVVRQRRQPHCTQEIDLETKWLGLGGGVDTVGEEIEKIIFDHLMKELVVEFIKVD, encoded by the exons ATGAAACAAACGAGTGATTCAGAGGTGCAGTTGGACTCGTCCTGTCGCAGCGGATCTTCGATGGAAGGAAATTCT TTTACTCCTGAGTTTAGGCGACAAACAACTAGAAAAGATAAAGAGATGCCAATGAAAACTCCAGGAGATGAACCAGCCTCGAAAGAGGCAGAGATTACCCCTCCGCCACCGAGTCTTATTGCAAGATTGATGGGCCTTGATAGCTTGCCTCCTACTCGGAAAGTCCGTAATCAACAGAGTAATACAGGAAATTATTCGCAATCGGTAACACCAGTTGGTTTTGAAAGAAAGAATGTGTTTCATGAAGATCATTCACATCAGAGAAGCAGTGATGAGCATACGGAATTCAAAGATGTTTTTGAAGTCAATGAAACTCCAAAATTTAAGAAGCACAAGAATCATAAAGTTAAGAAAGTGGCACTTAGCTCTGAAAAAGCTAACAAAGTTGACATCAACTTTGTCAAGCAGAAATTCCTGGATGCAAAGCGTCTCTCTACTGATGAAGTGCTTCAAAACTCTAAAGAATTCAATGATGCGCTTGAAATACTTGAAACGAATAAGGACCTATTTTTGGAATTTCTCCAGGAACCCAATTCTCTTTTCTCAAAGAGCCTCCAGGATCTGAATTATTCTCCACACTCTGATGCAAGCCACATCACAATTTTAAAACCCTCTAAAGGTAGAAATGCAGAGATGAGCTCCATATTGAGGAGAGATTATGAAAGGTGTGCTCATATGTCAAGTGAAGTTAGTGACCCCTCTCGAAAACACACAAATATTCCTATCAGCCACTCTCTGAAGGAACACAGTGGCTATCTTCGTGTGGGCAAGGCTGAGTCTTGCATTAATCCTACTAGGATTGTTGTGCTAAAACCAAGCATTGAGAAAGCTAAAAATGTGGGAGATGTTTCATCAGGCCATGAAGGATTTCCATTTGGTTACAAAAGACCCATGGAATTTTCAGTGTCTCAAAACGAGAGATTATCTGCAGAAGAAAATACACGATCAAAGTTGTCCGGAACTATGGATGTTTGGGGGCCTGAGACAAAGGCTTCAAGAAATACTCCCAAAGAGATCACAGCACAAATGCAGGAAACTGTGACTGTTAGAACTAGAAGGATAATTGAATCAGAGTGCAATTCATACGTTGGGAGTGAAAGGTCAAGATCTTCCAGCCTACACGATGATCGGAACAAAAGATTCAGCTCGTCATCAACTCATTCAACTGAATCATCAGTGAGCAGAGAAGCTAGGAAGCGCCTATCTGAAAGATGGAAGATCACCAACCGATTTCACAAAGGGGGTTCTCTTCCTAGTGGCTCGAGCACGCTAGGTGAAATTCTCGCTCTATCAGATGGAGAAGCACAAAATCCTGCTTTGCGTCAAATGGTTAATCAGAATATTTCAGATGACAAATTACTTAGAGATGAGGTGCCAGGTACATTGGATTACCCTCTAGGTATTAGTAGTAAGGATGGGTGGAAGGTTGGGAGATCCGGAATAGCAAGGTCGAAATCTCTCCCAGCTTCATCTACCCTACATGAAAGCTCAAAACCCAGAAATAGAAAGAGAGCTGGTCAAAATGGTGACTTTTACATTCTTAAAGATGTGCTCAATATGGGAGCTGATGATTCTGCAGTTGGACAGACTAGCAGGCGAGGAAGGTCACGTACCAGTATCGGAAAGTATAACGGTGACAAAATTCCATCAATTTGTTCTGGTGGAGAGGAAAGTATGCTACCAGAAAGAGAGATTCATGTGAACTCAGAggagttgagaaaaagtatCCCTGCAAGCAATCTTGCAGAAGAGATACCACTAAATCCTGCACTTTCTGATGATGCTACTAATGTAGGGAATGACCTCATTGACAGTTGCATAGCGACCGATAGCCAAGATGTGAGACATGCTTGCCCAACTCAAGAGGAAAACATACAACAACAGTCGACATCAGCAGTACTAATGAAGGATGAAAATATCTTAATGCTTAATCAGGATGATATGGTGATACAG GCGGCCCAAATCGACCATCCTCAAGTTGATGTCATTTCATCCCCCTGCCATATAGTAGAATCTGCTTCTCTCCTTGGCTCCAAGGAGGGTGAACAGCCAAGTCCTATTTCTGTTCTAGAGCCTCCACTGGAAGAAGAGACTTCTTGTTCATCATGCTTTGACAAAATTAGTGCGGATCTCAAAG AGCTCCGAATGCAACTTCAACTTCTGAAGATGGAGTCAGAAAATAGCGATGCAGAAGAATCAGAACTTCTCACAGTAAATGATGAGGACAACATAGGCGATATTCACACTAGTCCATCAACAGGAGAGTTACCTGAGGCTTTAGACGATCAGGAAAGGGACTTTTCTTACTTAGTGGACATGCTCGTTGATTTCAATATCCATCATGCCAACCGAGATGAGCTATTGGGTTCCTGCTTCTCGAGCGATTCACCATTGAGCCTGGATGTGTTTGAAAAGCTTGAAAAGAAGTACAACAAGATGATTCAGTGGGCAAGATCGGAGAGGAAGCTTTTATTTGATCTTGCAAATTCTATTTTGGCAGATGTGATTTCCTCGAGCCGGTGTCGACCCAAGCGGGCCAGAGGCCATTTTGTTGAAGAGGTTTGGCAAATGGTGGTCAGGCAAAGAAGACAGCCGCATTGCACTCAGGAGATAGACCTTGAAACAAAGTGGTTAGGTTTGGGAGGCGGCGTCGACACTGTGGGTGAGGAGATagagaaaattatatttgatcacCTTATGAAGGAGCTTGTTGTGGAGTTCATAAAAGTCGACTAG